In one Pyxidicoccus xibeiensis genomic region, the following are encoded:
- a CDS encoding aspartate kinase: protein MALIVQKYGGTSVGDVGRIKNVALRCLAAQEAGHDVVVVVSAMSGETNRLLKLVAQITDRPDEREQDVVVATGEQVSIGLVAMAIQAQQGKATSFLGHQVRIVTDSTFSKARIKSIDAQPIRAALDKGHIVVVAGFQGVDEDGNVTTLGRGGSDTTAVAVAAALQADACEIYTDVDGVYTTDPNMVPAARKLDRITYEEMLELASVGAKVLQIRSVEFAMKYKVPLWVKSSFTDDPGTLVCEEDKSMEDVLVRGVAYDRNEAKITVCGVPDVPGVAAKIFGPLDEKHIVVDLIVQNPSRDGRTDLTFTVGKSDFLKAQDVVKAAVQEIGATGIETDDNVAKVSIVGVGMRNHSGVAARMFQALSAEGINIQMISTSEIKVSCVVHSKYTELAVRALHTAFGLDQPLPPEGVATVSETAALMGEKV from the coding sequence GTGGCACTGATCGTCCAGAAGTATGGCGGTACCTCCGTAGGCGATGTCGGCCGCATCAAGAACGTGGCCCTCCGCTGCCTGGCGGCCCAGGAGGCGGGCCATGACGTGGTGGTCGTCGTCTCCGCCATGTCCGGCGAGACGAACCGCCTGCTGAAACTCGTGGCGCAGATCACCGACCGGCCGGACGAGCGCGAGCAGGACGTGGTGGTCGCCACCGGCGAGCAGGTCTCCATCGGCCTCGTCGCCATGGCCATCCAGGCCCAGCAGGGCAAGGCCACCAGCTTCCTCGGCCACCAGGTGCGCATCGTCACCGACAGCACCTTCTCCAAGGCCCGCATCAAGAGCATCGACGCGCAGCCCATCCGCGCCGCCCTGGACAAGGGCCACATCGTCGTGGTCGCCGGCTTCCAGGGCGTGGACGAGGACGGCAACGTCACCACGCTCGGACGCGGCGGCTCGGACACCACCGCCGTGGCGGTGGCCGCGGCGCTCCAGGCCGATGCCTGTGAAATCTATACGGACGTGGACGGCGTCTACACCACGGACCCGAACATGGTCCCCGCCGCGCGCAAGCTGGACCGCATCACCTACGAGGAGATGCTCGAGCTGGCCAGCGTGGGGGCCAAGGTCCTGCAGATCCGCTCCGTCGAATTCGCCATGAAGTACAAGGTGCCGCTCTGGGTGAAGTCGTCCTTCACCGATGACCCCGGCACTCTCGTGTGTGAGGAGGACAAGTCCATGGAGGACGTGCTGGTCCGCGGAGTCGCCTACGACCGGAACGAGGCGAAGATCACCGTGTGCGGGGTTCCGGATGTCCCGGGCGTCGCTGCGAAGATCTTCGGTCCGCTCGATGAGAAGCACATCGTGGTGGACCTCATCGTCCAGAACCCGTCCCGGGACGGCCGCACCGACCTCACCTTCACGGTGGGCAAGTCGGACTTCCTGAAGGCGCAGGACGTGGTGAAGGCCGCCGTCCAGGAGATCGGTGCCACCGGCATCGAGACGGACGACAACGTCGCCAAGGTGTCCATCGTCGGCGTGGGCATGCGCAACCACTCGGGCGTCGCGGCCCGGATGTTCCAGGCGCTGTCCGCCGAGGGCATCAACATCCAGATGATCTCCACGTCGGAGATCAAGGTGTCGTGCGTGGTACACTCCAAGTACACGGAGCTGGCCGTGCGCGCCCTGCACACCGCGTTCGGGCTGGATCAGCCCCTGCCTCCAGAGGGTGTGGCCACCGTCTCGGAGACGGCCGCCCTCATGGGCGAGAAGGTCTGA
- a CDS encoding ComEA family DNA-binding protein, with translation MAGRTAALAVAALGLMGLGVVARLRWPDSAPALDCPPEAVRMGPDGIATCGDGLAPSGAQALALGRRLDLNTATSEELALLPGVGPSLARRLVEAREEGGGFESWEQVDAVPGVGAAKLQTLQAATALGAPSDAGPVW, from the coding sequence GTGGCGGGTCGCACCGCCGCGCTCGCCGTCGCCGCGCTGGGGTTGATGGGACTGGGAGTCGTGGCCCGCCTGCGCTGGCCCGACTCCGCTCCGGCGCTGGACTGTCCTCCCGAGGCGGTGCGGATGGGCCCGGACGGCATTGCCACCTGCGGGGACGGACTTGCTCCCTCCGGGGCGCAGGCCCTGGCGCTCGGACGCCGGCTGGACCTCAACACCGCCACCTCGGAGGAGCTTGCCCTCCTGCCGGGCGTAGGGCCCTCGCTGGCTCGGCGACTCGTCGAGGCCCGGGAGGAGGGTGGGGGATTCGAGAGCTGGGAGCAGGTCGACGCCGTCCCCGGGGTCGGCGCTGCCAAGTTGCAGACCCTCCAGGCGGCCACGGCACTGGGAGCCCCTTCCGACGCCGGGCCCGTGTGGTAA
- a CDS encoding glycosyltransferase family 2 protein: MAEVFFWCAALLLAHTYFLYPLSLFALEGAAQVLQNIRGMRGGSGRAARQEARKAGPVSSVSLVVAAYNEASCIQQKLENSLALKYPAEKFELVIGSDGSSDGTDDIVRQCSDPRVRLSPAPRAGKTTVLNRCIPMAKGDIVVLSDANTMIEPEAIERLVRHFDDPEVGAVCGKLRLYNPTKQDYEESAYWNYESLIKMYEGRRGAVVGANGGLYAIRRSLFTALPPSTIVDDFVIPLRILEKGYKVVYEEQAVAHEETTEDYGKEFGRRARIAAGNFQSLRMVPGLLLPTAGFPAFAFWSHKLLRWCAPALMGVALVANVFLLDSMFYRFTLFGQALFYALAYLGKVGVLKRGMSKRVASVAYYFVTMNLAIVVGFWRFLRNTQRAAWDRTARA, translated from the coding sequence ATGGCGGAGGTCTTCTTCTGGTGTGCCGCGCTGCTGCTTGCGCACACGTATTTTCTATACCCGCTGAGCCTGTTCGCGCTGGAGGGGGCGGCGCAGGTGCTCCAGAACATCCGGGGGATGCGGGGTGGCAGTGGACGAGCGGCCAGGCAGGAGGCGCGCAAGGCCGGGCCGGTGAGCTCGGTGAGCCTGGTGGTGGCCGCCTACAACGAGGCGTCGTGCATCCAGCAGAAGCTGGAGAACAGCCTCGCGCTGAAGTACCCGGCGGAGAAGTTCGAGCTGGTCATCGGCTCGGACGGCTCGTCGGACGGGACGGATGACATCGTCCGCCAGTGCTCGGATCCGCGGGTGCGCCTGTCTCCGGCGCCGCGCGCCGGCAAGACGACGGTGCTCAACCGCTGCATCCCCATGGCGAAGGGCGACATCGTGGTCCTCTCGGACGCGAACACGATGATCGAGCCCGAGGCCATCGAGCGGCTGGTGCGCCACTTCGACGACCCGGAGGTCGGCGCCGTCTGCGGGAAGCTCCGGCTCTACAACCCGACGAAGCAGGACTACGAGGAGAGCGCGTACTGGAACTATGAGTCGCTCATCAAGATGTACGAGGGGCGGCGCGGCGCGGTGGTGGGGGCCAACGGCGGCCTGTACGCCATCCGGCGCTCCCTCTTCACTGCGCTGCCTCCGTCCACCATCGTCGACGACTTCGTGATTCCGCTGCGCATCCTGGAGAAGGGCTACAAGGTCGTCTACGAGGAGCAGGCCGTCGCCCACGAGGAGACGACGGAGGACTACGGCAAGGAGTTCGGCCGCCGGGCGCGCATCGCCGCGGGCAACTTCCAGAGCCTGCGCATGGTGCCGGGCCTGCTGCTGCCGACGGCGGGGTTCCCCGCGTTCGCCTTCTGGTCCCACAAGCTGCTGCGCTGGTGCGCTCCCGCGCTGATGGGCGTGGCGCTGGTGGCCAACGTGTTCCTGCTCGACAGCATGTTCTACCGCTTCACCCTCTTCGGGCAGGCGCTCTTCTACGCGCTGGCGTACCTGGGGAAGGTGGGGGTGCTCAAGCGCGGCATGTCGAAGCGGGTGGCCTCGGTGGCCTACTACTTCGTCACCATGAACCTGGCCATCGTCGTGGGCTTCTGGCGCTTCCTGCGCAACACGCAGCGCGCCGCCTGGGACCGCACCGCGCGCGCCTGA
- a CDS encoding CHAP domain-containing protein — protein sequence MRQFALTGILAVLATGCATTGAPLEPWLDSYSLRYRSASPPAFPRESLSSPVATGTKKAPAPRAAVASRESPARAKAAGRATKPRADVTPARATPAPRPLSPSTEARATVLSTARSLVGKAQVTLDGRKYPSDCTGLIEGVYARAGVTFRGTLKPGDNGVTAMYRHARAKGRVYTEGRPVPGDLVFFRETYDQNRDGRRNDGLTHVGIVDDVAADGTVTVIHRVRRGVVRYRMNLDRPNLARDPKTGQVLNDLLRHAGPNREPVLTGQLFAAFGSVLPTGPAKSKPVPVALR from the coding sequence ATGAGGCAGTTCGCACTGACAGGAATCCTCGCGGTGCTGGCGACGGGCTGCGCCACGACGGGCGCTCCCCTGGAGCCCTGGCTGGACTCGTACAGCCTCCGCTACCGCTCCGCCTCCCCGCCCGCCTTCCCGCGAGAGTCGCTCTCCAGCCCCGTGGCCACCGGGACGAAGAAGGCCCCTGCCCCCCGCGCCGCCGTGGCCTCGCGCGAGTCGCCGGCCAGGGCGAAGGCGGCCGGCCGCGCCACGAAGCCCCGCGCCGACGTCACCCCCGCGCGCGCCACGCCGGCCCCGCGCCCCCTCTCCCCGTCCACCGAGGCCCGGGCGACGGTGCTCTCCACGGCGCGCTCGCTGGTGGGCAAGGCCCAGGTCACCCTCGACGGGCGGAAGTACCCCTCCGACTGCACCGGGCTCATCGAGGGCGTCTATGCCCGGGCCGGCGTCACCTTCCGGGGCACGCTCAAGCCCGGCGACAACGGCGTCACCGCCATGTACCGCCATGCCCGCGCGAAGGGGCGCGTGTACACGGAGGGCCGCCCCGTCCCCGGCGACCTGGTGTTCTTCCGCGAGACGTACGACCAGAACCGGGACGGCCGCCGCAACGACGGGCTCACCCACGTGGGCATCGTCGACGACGTGGCCGCGGATGGCACCGTCACCGTCATCCACCGCGTGCGCCGCGGCGTCGTGCGCTACCGGATGAACCTGGACCGGCCGAACCTGGCCAGGGATCCGAAGACGGGCCAGGTGCTCAACGACCTGCTGCGCCACGCCGGCCCGAACCGCGAGCCCGTGCTCACCGGCCAGCTCTTCGCGGCCTTCGGCAGCGTGCTGCCCACGGGCCCGGCGAAGTCCAAGCCGGTGCCGGTGGCCCTGCGCTGA
- a CDS encoding HEAT repeat domain-containing protein translates to MAPLRRALTVLLLATGCLTSPYDRAARTDTVEAYRDFLRENPTHPDTDAAEARLEELEFGEAKRLHTVIAYKRFLETYPEAAQARTAKTLLEGLRFNATKETNTVTAWRQFLQEHPDGAQRDEAKRLLAEAEAHEMATTKDPRKLADYLRESPDDPRRLEVESRLDGQSFEQAKASGATKLFAYLRDFPAGAHREEARALLLELEVEGLLVSGLVDEAEARVKAHPLGPKLTRFPERLAHARAERAALARPEPLARASHVGHYLRDLDDLKRALVAPDALDRWQAAEELGQHVSVRTLDPLLDALRSARNPLIRQHALESLRTVLAALPRPVAEYEVASRLEALRERASSAELYLTVAALLDLSGQLAQASTEYQRAFEGGAPDPVVLRRWVQIREERRQPFSAAVAARQLALWALEVAREETPTPGGRMPLASARQLCAAAVNARFASDAIARARKATTEFSEDLAEFERRAEEAKRLAEARLADAELLLREQSPGVRTCADQGVRERLDNAVKERTAALESVGTKLPQVGRLLLELARERDPSPQVRDAASARLTALKPTP, encoded by the coding sequence ATGGCCCCCCTTCGTCGAGCCCTCACCGTCCTGCTGCTGGCCACCGGCTGCCTCACGTCGCCCTATGACCGTGCGGCGCGCACGGACACGGTGGAGGCGTACCGTGACTTCCTGCGGGAGAACCCCACGCACCCGGACACCGACGCCGCCGAGGCGCGGCTGGAGGAGCTGGAGTTCGGGGAGGCGAAGCGGCTGCACACGGTGATTGCCTACAAGCGCTTCCTGGAGACGTACCCGGAGGCCGCGCAGGCGCGCACCGCGAAGACGCTGCTGGAGGGCCTGCGCTTCAACGCCACGAAGGAGACGAACACCGTCACCGCGTGGCGCCAGTTCCTCCAGGAGCACCCGGACGGCGCGCAGCGCGACGAGGCGAAGCGCCTGCTGGCCGAGGCGGAGGCGCACGAGATGGCCACCACGAAGGACCCCCGGAAGCTGGCGGACTACCTGCGCGAGTCGCCGGATGATCCACGCCGCCTGGAGGTCGAGTCGCGGCTGGACGGCCAGTCCTTCGAGCAGGCGAAGGCGTCGGGCGCGACGAAGCTCTTCGCGTACCTGCGGGACTTCCCGGCCGGCGCGCACCGCGAGGAGGCGCGCGCCCTGCTGCTGGAGCTGGAGGTGGAGGGCCTGCTGGTCTCCGGGCTCGTGGATGAGGCGGAGGCGCGCGTGAAGGCCCATCCGCTGGGCCCGAAGCTGACCCGCTTCCCCGAGCGCCTGGCCCACGCCCGCGCCGAGCGCGCCGCCCTGGCCCGCCCGGAGCCGCTCGCCCGCGCCTCGCACGTGGGCCACTACCTGAGAGACCTCGACGACCTGAAGCGCGCCCTGGTGGCCCCGGACGCGCTGGACCGCTGGCAGGCGGCGGAGGAGCTGGGGCAGCACGTCTCCGTGCGCACGTTGGATCCGCTGCTGGACGCGCTGCGCTCCGCGCGCAACCCGCTGATCCGCCAGCACGCGCTGGAGTCGCTGCGCACGGTGCTCGCCGCGCTGCCACGCCCGGTGGCGGAGTACGAGGTGGCCTCGCGCCTGGAGGCCCTGCGCGAGCGCGCGAGCAGCGCCGAGCTGTACCTCACCGTGGCGGCGCTGCTGGACCTGTCCGGCCAGCTCGCCCAGGCCTCCACCGAGTACCAGCGTGCCTTCGAGGGTGGCGCGCCCGACCCGGTGGTGCTGCGCCGCTGGGTGCAGATCCGCGAGGAGCGGCGCCAGCCCTTCTCCGCGGCGGTGGCGGCGCGGCAGCTCGCGCTGTGGGCGCTGGAGGTGGCTCGCGAGGAGACGCCGACGCCCGGGGGCCGCATGCCCCTGGCCTCCGCGCGCCAGCTGTGCGCGGCGGCCGTCAACGCCCGCTTCGCCAGCGACGCCATCGCCCGCGCGCGCAAGGCCACCACCGAGTTCTCCGAGGACCTGGCCGAGTTCGAGCGCCGGGCGGAGGAGGCGAAGCGGCTGGCCGAGGCACGCCTGGCGGACGCGGAGCTGCTGCTGCGCGAGCAGAGCCCCGGCGTGCGCACCTGCGCGGATCAGGGCGTGCGCGAGCGGCTGGACAACGCGGTGAAGGAGCGCACGGCCGCGCTGGAGTCGGTGGGTACGAAGCTGCCGCAGGTGGGGCGGCTGTTGCTCGAGCTGGCGAGGGAGCGGGACCCGTCCCCCCAGGTCCGCGACGCCGCGTCCGCCCGGCTGACGGCGCTGAAGCCCACGCCCTGA
- a CDS encoding ATP-dependent helicase, translated as MATRPYTLKVAPAKPSSRIDYAALLNEEQLQAVEAGEGPVLVIAGAGSGKTRTLTFRVARLLERGVPPEGILLLTFTNKAAREMTRRVEELAGSFADVKRILGGTFHHAAHVLLRQHAGALGFSTNFTVLDREDARDLMVTCIAERKLKSDKRFPRPELVLDLVSMATNLQQAVSEVLVDRRPQFLPLAPEVLATAARYQQRKAQMHLMDFDDLLRHLKRLLTERPEIRAQLTERFRCVLVDEFQDTNRLQGDLVDLLAGERKDLMVVGDDCQSIYSFRGADFTNIIGFPERYPGCAVFTLTRNYRSTPEILRLANASISRNEKQFPKELTAARPSGVAPVVVATKDAAEQAAFVAQRILELRDEGLSLEAMAVLYRAHSHSLELQLELARRGVPFRVRSGVRFFEQSHIKDVLAHLRLVNNPADELAFKRVVRRVPGVGPATTEHLWTTLRSLPEGTPIAEGLAHADVRAHLPRKAQKGFQRFSDLMGRLTRPEGARTPGALIEDVLAGGYAEYLQAEFSAEERREEDIRQLAEFASRFEDLPRFLSEIALVAEFTADQALGADAPDEYLTLSTVHQAKGLEWRAVFVLWLADGRFPLSLASRLPADEEEERRLFYVAMTRARDELALVYPLTVQPREGERILLRVSRFIEELPGGDDAPFDRLVLSTVETPPDDAPEAARGAGQEAAPGVPPPEERALGPAGVLPPGTEWEE; from the coding sequence ATGGCCACGCGCCCCTACACGCTCAAGGTCGCCCCGGCGAAGCCCTCGTCGCGCATCGACTATGCCGCGCTGCTCAACGAGGAGCAGCTCCAGGCGGTGGAGGCGGGGGAGGGGCCGGTGCTGGTCATCGCCGGCGCGGGCTCCGGCAAGACGCGCACGCTCACCTTCCGCGTGGCCCGCCTCCTGGAGCGGGGCGTGCCACCGGAGGGAATCCTCCTCCTCACGTTCACCAACAAGGCCGCGCGCGAGATGACGCGGCGGGTGGAGGAGCTGGCCGGCTCGTTCGCGGACGTGAAGCGCATCCTCGGCGGCACGTTCCACCATGCCGCGCACGTGCTGCTGCGCCAGCACGCGGGAGCGCTGGGCTTCTCCACCAACTTCACCGTGTTGGACCGCGAGGACGCGCGCGACCTGATGGTGACGTGCATCGCCGAGCGCAAGCTCAAGAGCGACAAGCGCTTCCCCCGCCCGGAGCTGGTGCTGGACCTGGTGTCCATGGCCACCAACCTCCAGCAGGCCGTCTCCGAGGTGCTGGTGGACCGCCGCCCCCAGTTCCTCCCGCTGGCCCCCGAGGTGCTGGCCACCGCCGCGCGCTACCAGCAGCGCAAGGCGCAGATGCACCTGATGGACTTCGACGACCTCTTGCGCCACCTCAAGCGGCTGCTCACCGAGCGCCCGGAGATCCGCGCGCAGCTCACCGAGCGCTTCCGCTGCGTCCTGGTGGACGAGTTCCAGGACACCAACCGGCTCCAGGGCGACCTGGTGGACCTGCTCGCCGGAGAGCGCAAGGATTTGATGGTGGTGGGCGACGACTGCCAGTCCATCTACAGCTTCCGCGGCGCGGACTTCACCAACATCATCGGCTTCCCGGAGCGCTACCCCGGCTGCGCCGTCTTCACCCTCACGCGCAACTACCGCTCCACGCCGGAGATCTTGCGCCTGGCCAACGCGTCCATCTCCCGCAACGAGAAGCAGTTCCCCAAGGAGCTCACCGCCGCGCGCCCCTCCGGCGTCGCGCCCGTCGTCGTCGCCACGAAGGACGCCGCCGAGCAGGCCGCCTTCGTCGCCCAGCGCATCCTGGAGCTGCGCGACGAGGGCCTGTCCCTGGAGGCCATGGCCGTCCTCTATCGGGCCCACAGCCACTCCCTGGAGCTGCAGTTGGAGCTGGCCCGCCGGGGCGTCCCGTTCCGGGTGCGCTCCGGGGTGCGCTTCTTCGAGCAGTCCCACATCAAGGACGTGCTCGCCCACCTGCGGCTGGTGAACAACCCCGCGGACGAGCTCGCCTTCAAGCGGGTGGTGCGGCGGGTGCCCGGGGTGGGGCCGGCGACGACCGAGCACCTGTGGACGACCCTGCGCTCACTGCCGGAGGGCACCCCCATCGCCGAGGGGCTGGCCCATGCCGACGTCCGGGCACACCTGCCCCGCAAGGCCCAGAAGGGCTTCCAGCGGTTCTCGGACCTGATGGGTCGGCTCACCCGGCCGGAGGGCGCCCGCACTCCGGGTGCGCTCATCGAGGACGTGCTGGCGGGCGGGTATGCGGAGTACCTCCAGGCGGAGTTCTCCGCCGAGGAGCGCCGGGAGGAGGACATCCGCCAGCTGGCCGAGTTCGCCAGCCGCTTCGAGGACCTGCCCCGGTTCCTGTCGGAGATCGCCCTGGTGGCGGAGTTCACCGCGGATCAGGCCCTCGGGGCCGACGCGCCGGACGAGTACCTGACGCTGTCCACCGTGCACCAGGCCAAGGGGCTGGAATGGCGGGCCGTCTTCGTCCTCTGGCTGGCGGATGGCCGCTTCCCCCTCTCATTGGCCTCCCGCCTGCCCGCCGACGAAGAGGAGGAGCGGCGGCTCTTCTACGTGGCCATGACGCGCGCCCGGGACGAGCTGGCGCTGGTGTACCCCCTGACCGTCCAGCCGAGGGAAGGGGAGCGCATCCTCCTGCGCGTCTCCCGCTTCATCGAGGAGCTGCCCGGCGGGGACGACGCCCCCTTCGACCGGCTCGTTCTGTCGACGGTGGAAACGCCACCGGATGACGCTCCCGAGGCCGCCCGGGGAGCAGGCCAGGAGGCAGCACCAGGAGTCCCACCTCCCGAGGAGCGAGCCCTGGGGCCGGCCGGGGTCCTGCCGCCCGGAACGGAATGGGAGGAGTGA
- a CDS encoding Hsp70 family protein has protein sequence MADRPRIVGIDLGTTNTLVASVRNRIPKIVPTDRGNLTLPSVVALSARGDLMVGGVAKDQMVTNPKNTLWGTKRLIGRKYNSKVVEDLRGYYPYDIVEGPNGDAAVMLGGKLYSLPQVSSFVLGQVKTIAEQFLGGPIDAAVISVPAYYNDNQRNAVKEAGRLAGFDVKRIVNEPTAAALAYGFNRGLDQKVLVYDLGGGTFDVSVLHLAGNVFEVLATGGDTFLGGTDFDNRIVEYVLERFREETKSDIIENPIALQRIKNAAEAAKIDLTLIPNVVIDLPFIDERKGKPLDLRIPLTREFLNSLTGDLVDRTFDICDRVLEEKGIARSEIDEIILVGGQSRMPLVQQKIQAHFGKAPRKGVHPDECVALGAALLGDSLGSIDAVTLLDALSMPIGYAMPNGRVKRIIEKNSLIPLVKSFRLPPPKEPGSPFIELDIYQGDSDLIVDNEYLGTVRVPAAAAGRKIDFRLTEECLLQVTVEEASGMRKVDLATRDTPEQLKKALLEAARSAQPGPSPSNASDNGGLLSKLGSIFRRS, from the coding sequence ATGGCGGACAGACCTCGCATCGTCGGGATTGACCTGGGCACCACCAACACGTTGGTGGCCTCCGTGCGGAACCGCATCCCGAAGATCGTCCCCACGGACCGCGGCAACCTGACCCTGCCGTCCGTGGTCGCCCTGTCGGCCCGCGGGGACCTGATGGTGGGCGGGGTGGCCAAGGACCAGATGGTCACCAACCCCAAGAACACGCTCTGGGGGACCAAGCGGCTCATCGGGCGGAAGTACAACTCCAAGGTCGTCGAAGACCTGCGCGGGTACTACCCGTACGACATCGTCGAGGGCCCCAACGGGGACGCGGCGGTGATGCTGGGCGGCAAGCTGTACTCGCTGCCACAGGTGTCCAGCTTCGTGCTGGGCCAGGTGAAGACCATCGCCGAGCAGTTCCTCGGGGGCCCCATCGACGCGGCGGTCATCTCCGTCCCGGCCTACTACAACGACAACCAGCGCAACGCGGTGAAGGAGGCCGGGAGGCTGGCCGGCTTCGACGTGAAGCGCATCGTCAACGAGCCCACCGCCGCGGCGCTGGCGTACGGCTTCAACCGCGGGCTGGATCAGAAGGTCCTCGTCTATGACCTGGGCGGCGGCACCTTCGACGTGTCCGTGCTGCACCTGGCCGGCAACGTCTTCGAGGTCCTCGCCACCGGCGGCGACACCTTCCTGGGCGGCACCGACTTCGACAACCGCATCGTGGAGTACGTGCTCGAGCGGTTCCGCGAGGAGACGAAGTCGGACATCATCGAGAACCCCATCGCCCTCCAGCGCATCAAGAACGCGGCGGAAGCGGCGAAGATCGACCTCACGCTGATCCCCAACGTCGTCATCGACCTGCCCTTCATCGACGAGCGCAAGGGCAAGCCGTTGGACCTGCGCATCCCGCTGACGCGCGAGTTCCTCAACAGCCTCACCGGCGACCTGGTGGACCGGACGTTCGACATCTGCGACCGGGTGCTGGAGGAAAAGGGCATTGCCCGCTCGGAGATCGACGAGATCATCCTGGTGGGCGGCCAGAGCCGCATGCCCCTGGTGCAGCAGAAGATTCAAGCGCACTTCGGCAAGGCCCCGCGCAAGGGCGTCCACCCGGACGAGTGCGTGGCGCTGGGCGCGGCGCTGCTGGGCGACTCGCTGGGCAGCATCGACGCGGTGACGCTGCTGGACGCGCTGTCCATGCCCATCGGCTACGCGATGCCCAACGGCCGCGTGAAGCGCATCATCGAGAAGAACTCGCTCATCCCCCTGGTGAAGAGCTTCCGCCTGCCTCCGCCGAAGGAGCCGGGCTCGCCCTTCATCGAGCTGGACATCTACCAGGGCGACAGCGACCTCATCGTGGACAACGAGTACCTGGGCACGGTGCGAGTCCCCGCCGCCGCCGCGGGCCGGAAGATCGACTTCCGCCTCACCGAGGAGTGTCTGCTCCAGGTGACGGTGGAAGAGGCCAGCGGCATGCGCAAGGTGGACCTGGCCACGCGTGACACCCCCGAGCAGCTGAAGAAGGCGCTCCTGGAGGCGGCCCGCAGCGCGCAGCCGGGGCCCAGCCCCAGCAACGCCAGCGACAACGGAGGGCTCCTCTCCAAGCTCGGGAGCATCTTCCGCAGGAGCTAG
- a CDS encoding SCP2 sterol-binding domain-containing protein yields the protein MPKFPSKEWLDEAVRLTNEDPECAVAGKGWTGDFGAIVEAEPGKLDKPFVVHVVPGDCRIQKARVLADPDDLDELEPVYLARAPYTVWKQLLKGTLDPVEAVLKRRISMKGDLQPLIERMKYKGIADRVFARLQTQYLDEP from the coding sequence ATGCCGAAGTTCCCGTCGAAGGAGTGGTTGGACGAGGCCGTGCGCCTCACCAATGAGGACCCCGAGTGCGCCGTGGCCGGCAAGGGCTGGACGGGCGACTTCGGGGCCATCGTCGAGGCCGAGCCGGGCAAGCTGGACAAGCCCTTCGTCGTGCACGTCGTCCCCGGCGACTGCCGCATCCAGAAGGCCCGCGTGCTGGCGGACCCGGATGACCTGGACGAGCTGGAGCCCGTCTACCTGGCGCGCGCCCCGTACACCGTCTGGAAGCAGCTCTTGAAGGGCACGCTGGACCCCGTGGAGGCGGTGCTCAAGCGCCGCATCTCCATGAAGGGTGACCTGCAGCCCCTCATCGAGCGGATGAAGTACAAGGGCATCGCCGACCGCGTCTTCGCCAGGCTGCAGACGCAGTACCTCGACGAGCCGTGA
- a CDS encoding YacL family protein: MVHAPPPNDVLAAYLSEEVQPGTGTAERLLALVHEFRTGRGGVWEVPGECWSVELTHVRASLRTEHAIPGRTQHLPLEDFEEALRAWQDFVLQSRASAS, encoded by the coding sequence GTGGTCCATGCCCCGCCCCCGAACGACGTCCTGGCGGCCTACCTCTCCGAGGAGGTCCAGCCGGGCACGGGCACCGCGGAGCGGCTGCTCGCGCTCGTCCACGAGTTCCGCACCGGCCGCGGCGGGGTGTGGGAGGTGCCCGGGGAGTGCTGGAGCGTGGAGCTCACCCACGTGCGGGCGTCCCTGCGCACCGAGCACGCCATTCCCGGGCGCACGCAGCACCTCCCCCTGGAGGACTTCGAGGAGGCGCTGCGCGCCTGGCAGGACTTCGTGTTGCAGTCCCGCGCTTCCGCCTCTTGA